From the genome of Spirochaetota bacterium, one region includes:
- a CDS encoding ParB N-terminal domain-containing protein produces MKIHNIIIKHRIRKDLGDLSSLKQSIEKYGLLHPIIINKKNELISGERRLTAVKELGWEDIDVITKDLSYKEALNVEILENTTRKNFDELELIEGLKKHQKYYSKNIFVIISIFFQQLLKKMFSRRS; encoded by the coding sequence ATGAAAATACATAATATTATAATTAAACATCGTATTAGAAAAGATCTTGGCGATCTATCATCATTAAAACAAAGTATAGAAAAATATGGGCTTTTACATCCTATTATTATCAATAAAAAAAATGAACTTATTTCTGGAGAAAGAAGACTTACAGCGGTAAAAGAACTAGGTTGGGAAGATATTGATGTTATTACGAAAGATTTATCTTATAAAGAAGCATTAAATGTCGAAATATTAGAAAATACTACAAGAAAAAATTTTGATGAACTCGAATTAATAGAAGGGCTCAAAAAACATCAAAAATACTATAGTAAAAATATATTTGTTATAATATCTATATTTTTTCAGCAATTATTAAAAAAAATGTTTTCTAGACGTTCTTAA
- a CDS encoding ABC transporter ATP-binding protein, translating to MKTATPTQRLFYLLKDYKGLIFISCFAAILFVMGRTGVSLFIGEFINEVFISQNQSAVNIKQILILFGFGFLWSSAQYIMYLFSGKLAIRISYQLREKIYNKIIKLPMSYYHQNSSSNLLSITSNDITLVESFLMTIMVQLLAQPLTVIVIVSTMFTINWKLSLYFLILGPIIGLLLGLIGAKIQKIGSTMQENVAQMTNTFSETMRQIQIIKGFHIEQGKIDNFKEKNDIQLSLSDQEIKMRLFALPMSDFLGITAIILILSLGAIGIQMGVATAGDVTKFVAMAIILSEPISSSNQLILVLKKLGPSAKRIFDIIDTEEECDTNTQYFDHIQGNITFNDVSFSYNKNQVILKNISLEIKAKETVALVGYSGSGKSSLISLIPKFYTPDTGVVLLDNQNILEYNLASIRQNISIVSQDTNLFSDTIYNNIKLSKPQATMNEIIAAAKIANAHEFITRHTDGYHRYVGDQGNNLSMGERQRIILARAILRHPAILILDEPTNSLDADSELKITKALENIYGQQTTIIIAHKLSTIENADKIIVMKEGKILETGSHNELITTDSYYNKLYHTQNL from the coding sequence TTGAAAACAGCAACACCAACTCAACGATTATTTTATTTATTAAAAGATTACAAAGGCTTAATTTTTATTTCTTGTTTTGCTGCTATTTTATTTGTTATGGGTCGTACTGGCGTGTCTTTATTTATTGGAGAATTTATTAATGAAGTTTTTATTTCTCAAAACCAATCAGCAGTCAATATAAAACAAATATTAATACTATTTGGATTTGGATTTTTATGGTCAAGTGCTCAATATATAATGTATCTATTTTCAGGCAAATTAGCAATTCGGATTTCTTATCAACTTCGAGAAAAAATCTATAATAAAATAATTAAACTTCCCATGTCTTACTATCATCAAAACTCTAGCTCTAATCTTCTATCCATTACTTCAAATGATATTACTTTAGTAGAAAGTTTTTTGATGACTATTATGGTACAGTTACTTGCCCAACCACTTACAGTTATTGTAATTGTATCAACTATGTTTACTATTAATTGGAAATTATCATTATATTTTTTAATATTAGGTCCTATTATTGGATTATTATTAGGGCTTATTGGTGCTAAAATTCAAAAAATCGGGTCTACAATGCAAGAAAATGTTGCTCAAATGACTAATACATTTTCTGAAACCATGAGACAGATTCAAATCATTAAAGGATTCCATATTGAACAAGGTAAAATTGACAACTTTAAAGAAAAAAATGATATTCAATTATCTTTATCTGATCAAGAAATCAAAATGCGTTTATTTGCTCTTCCTATGTCTGATTTCTTAGGAATTACAGCTATTATTCTGATTTTATCTTTGGGGGCTATTGGTATACAGATGGGGGTTGCAACCGCAGGTGATGTTACCAAATTTGTTGCCATGGCTATTATTTTGTCAGAACCCATTTCTTCTTCTAATCAATTAATATTAGTTCTAAAAAAATTAGGGCCTTCTGCTAAAAGAATTTTTGATATCATAGACACAGAAGAAGAGTGTGATACAAATACTCAATACTTTGATCATATTCAAGGTAATATTACCTTCAATGATGTATCTTTTTCTTATAACAAAAATCAAGTCATTTTGAAAAACATTTCTTTAGAAATCAAAGCTAAAGAAACAGTTGCATTAGTTGGTTATAGCGGCTCTGGAAAAAGTTCTTTAATATCTCTTATTCCCAAATTTTATACTCCAGATACAGGAGTAGTACTACTAGATAATCAAAACATTCTAGAGTACAATCTAGCTTCTATTAGACAAAATATTTCTATCGTTTCTCAAGATACAAACCTATTTAGCGATACAATTTATAATAATATAAAATTATCAAAACCTCAAGCTACTATGAATGAAATTATCGCTGCAGCAAAAATTGCTAATGCTCATGAATTTATTACTCGACATACAGATGGATACCATAGATATGTTGGTGATCAAGGAAACAACCTTTCTATGGGTGAACGACAACGAATTATCTTGGCGAGAGCAATTTTACGACACCCTGCTATTCTTATTTTAGATGAACCGACAAACTCTTTAGATGCTGATTCAGAATTAAAAATCACAAAAGCTTTAGAAAACATCTATGGTCAACAAACTACTATTATTATTGCCCATAAGTTATCGACTATTGAAAATGCTGATAAAATAATTGTAATGAAAGAAGGTAAAATCCTTGAAACAGGTTCTCATAATGAATTAATCACCACAGATAGTTATTATAACAAATTATATCATACTCAAAATTTGTAA
- a CDS encoding YebC/PmpR family DNA-binding transcriptional regulator, which yields MAGHSKWANIKHRKGAQDAKRGNLFSKIAKDLIIAARDGGGDPGMNVRLRATIDKARAANMPKENIERAIKRGTGELEGVTYETLSYEGYGPGGAAIIIDVTTDNKNRASIDVRKIFSKFNGNLGELGCVAWMFDTKGVMVFETENTDALIEVAMNANADDINVYDNIVEVYTLFEEYGAVSDALKQAGYIATSSEIAKIPQNKVALDAQKTISFLKLFDALEDSDDVSGVFTNADLDEETMANL from the coding sequence ATGGCAGGACATAGTAAATGGGCTAATATTAAGCATAGAAAAGGTGCTCAAGATGCCAAAAGAGGAAATTTATTTTCTAAAATAGCAAAAGATCTTATTATTGCAGCTCGTGATGGAGGTGGAGATCCAGGTATGAATGTTCGTCTTCGTGCTACTATTGATAAAGCTAGAGCAGCAAATATGCCAAAAGAAAATATAGAAAGAGCAATAAAACGAGGTACTGGAGAATTAGAAGGCGTTACTTATGAAACACTTTCTTATGAAGGCTATGGACCTGGTGGCGCAGCTATTATTATTGATGTTACTACAGATAATAAAAATAGAGCGTCAATAGATGTTAGAAAAATATTTTCTAAATTTAATGGTAATTTAGGTGAGTTAGGTTGTGTTGCTTGGATGTTTGATACTAAAGGTGTTATGGTTTTTGAAACAGAAAATACTGATGCTTTAATAGAAGTAGCTATGAATGCAAATGCTGATGATATAAATGTTTATGATAATATTGTTGAAGTTTATACTCTTTTTGAAGAATATGGCGCTGTTTCGGATGCTTTAAAACAAGCAGGATATATAGCTACTAGCTCAGAAATTGCAAAAATACCACAAAATAAAGTGGCTCTTGATGCTCAAAAAACAATTTCTTTTTTGAAATTGTTTGATGCCTTAGAAGATAGTGATGATGTTTCAGGAGTTTTTACTAATGCAGATCTTGATGAAGAAACCATGGCTAATTTATAG
- a CDS encoding GerMN domain-containing protein — MINNEYIKAYINKYQKILLDFIKQYIKIILICCFVFLFITIFSLVKYFSGIANVYYIEKDKGIVFSEKIFVYTIGLESDIQSFLRAYLTGSQNYKAKIPFTYETRLISVSHDKNKKILILNWNSYFYRALEQKDSDREIKILLKSLKHNFSIDKVYFLVEGSKLAIELQDNILGDGIELNQIN; from the coding sequence ATGATAAATAATGAATATATAAAAGCATATATAAATAAATATCAAAAAATATTACTAGACTTTATAAAACAGTATATAAAAATTATTCTTATATGTTGTTTTGTATTTTTATTTATCACTATTTTTTCATTAGTAAAATATTTTTCTGGAATTGCTAATGTATATTATATAGAAAAAGACAAAGGGATTGTCTTTTCAGAGAAAATATTTGTATATACTATTGGTTTAGAAAGTGATATACAATCATTTTTAAGAGCTTATTTAACAGGATCACAAAATTATAAAGCTAAAATACCCTTCACATATGAAACAAGATTAATTTCTGTTAGTCATGATAAAAACAAAAAAATATTAATATTAAATTGGAATTCTTATTTTTATAGAGCATTAGAACAAAAAGATTCTGATAGAGAGATAAAAATTTTATTAAAATCATTGAAACATAATTTTTCTATAGATAAAGTTTATTTTTTAGTAGAAGGTTCTAAATTAGCTATAGAATTACAAGATAATATTTTAGGTGATGGAATAGAATTGAATCAAATAAATTAA
- a CDS encoding type III pantothenate kinase, producing the protein MTFAIDVGNTRTKAVLIDEDLNMIAYKSWSTPELFEPDRWKFFFDEMHQLNSLFFIADLKISCVSWKAFLALRVYLGYDSFESFDTNRKFNEDLFILPINTPIILENSIPIDRGFVTGMIGTDRLLAAYATHKLFKDNVTVVCLGTATTIDLVTSNGVFFSGSVLPGIDVSYQGLLDRATSLPLLSDLTPSDKILNTNTADSLYTGLFLAQALIIEEMSKKQIEEASLNSLSKIVLTGGRSFGVSFHIRMQHYIVENLVTYGLALLSRQYDNVKKQKFNEKKMKNIKIINKPHTSISRIID; encoded by the coding sequence ATGACTTTTGCTATAGATGTTGGAAACACAAGAACCAAAGCTGTACTAATTGATGAAGATCTAAACATGATTGCTTACAAGAGTTGGAGTACCCCAGAACTTTTTGAGCCGGATAGATGGAAGTTTTTTTTTGATGAGATGCACCAACTTAATTCTTTATTTTTTATTGCAGATTTAAAGATTTCTTGTGTTAGTTGGAAAGCTTTTTTAGCATTAAGAGTTTATTTGGGTTATGATTCTTTCGAATCGTTTGATACTAATAGAAAATTTAATGAAGATTTATTTATCTTACCCATAAACACTCCTATAATACTAGAAAATTCTATTCCTATTGATAGAGGATTTGTAACAGGCATGATAGGAACAGACCGTTTGTTGGCAGCTTATGCAACTCATAAACTTTTCAAAGATAATGTAACTGTGGTATGTTTGGGAACAGCTACAACTATTGATCTTGTGACTAGTAATGGAGTTTTTTTTAGTGGATCTGTGCTTCCTGGAATAGATGTTTCTTATCAAGGATTGCTTGATAGAGCAACTTCTTTGCCTTTATTATCAGACTTAACACCTTCGGATAAAATCTTAAATACGAATACAGCAGACTCTCTGTATACAGGTTTGTTTTTGGCACAAGCGTTGATAATTGAAGAAATGTCAAAAAAACAAATAGAAGAAGCCTCACTAAATTCTCTTAGTAAAATTGTATTAACTGGAGGAAGGTCATTTGGAGTTAGTTTTCATATACGAATGCAACATTATATCGTAGAAAATTTAGTTACTTATGGATTGGCACTATTATCTAGACAATATGATAATGTTAAAAAACAAAAATTTAATGAAAAAAAAATGAAAAACATTAAAATAATTAATAAGCCACATACATCGATTTCAAGAATAATAGATTAA
- a CDS encoding N-acetylmuramoyl-L-alanine amidase — protein MDKKDVLFFLVIILLSPCFVYSTEGKESFIDPKKYLETNVLNKDLSQQKQAERVKISTSVSDDLESEKRRQQALDFVELKEQRNKKIRQEKAEITDDKFDNTDNFISPTHKFVPIDAIVLDAGHGGKDSGAVRNGIEEKRLALTLVKKLHALFRKKNRKIEIYVTRKNDTFVSLADRVSKTARWSARKNILFISIHANTAPRLSVAGLEIYTLSDRASDPAALITERIENAGFTPEDIMNTDNVYSILADLIRDSTRTQSEWLAKYVYDDTLKYSKVYGRGLKRANFFVLKYNTVPSILVEVGFMSNLSESKALQDEQYQNKLAIGIFSGVSRYIKDYNKTEGFAK, from the coding sequence ATGGATAAAAAGGATGTTTTGTTTTTTCTTGTTATAATCCTATTATCACCTTGTTTTGTTTACTCTACTGAGGGAAAAGAGAGTTTTATAGACCCAAAAAAATATCTAGAAACTAATGTTTTGAATAAAGACTTATCTCAGCAAAAACAAGCTGAAAGAGTTAAAATTTCTACAAGTGTGTCAGATGACCTAGAATCAGAAAAAAGAAGACAACAAGCCTTAGATTTTGTTGAATTAAAAGAACAACGAAATAAAAAGATCAGACAAGAAAAAGCAGAGATAACCGATGATAAGTTTGATAATACGGATAATTTTATAAGTCCAACTCATAAATTTGTACCAATTGATGCTATTGTCTTGGATGCTGGACATGGTGGTAAAGATTCTGGTGCAGTTAGAAACGGAATTGAAGAAAAAAGATTGGCATTAACGCTTGTTAAAAAATTACATGCTCTATTTAGAAAAAAAAATAGAAAGATAGAAATATATGTTACAAGAAAAAATGATACTTTTGTATCCTTAGCAGATAGAGTATCTAAAACAGCAAGATGGTCTGCTCGTAAAAATATTTTATTTATTAGTATACATGCTAATACAGCACCTCGTCTCAGTGTTGCAGGTTTGGAAATCTATACCTTGTCAGATCGTGCTAGTGATCCAGCTGCTCTTATAACAGAAAGAATTGAAAATGCTGGATTTACTCCTGAAGATATTATGAATACAGACAATGTGTATTCTATATTAGCAGATTTAATAAGAGATAGTACTAGAACACAATCCGAATGGTTGGCTAAATATGTCTATGATGACACTTTAAAGTATAGTAAAGTGTATGGAAGGGGATTAAAGCGAGCTAATTTTTTTGTATTAAAATATAATACTGTTCCTTCTATTTTAGTAGAAGTTGGTTTTATGTCTAATTTATCAGAATCAAAAGCACTTCAAGATGAACAATACCAGAACAAATTAGCTATAGGTATTTTTTCAGGAGTATCTCGTTATATAAAAGATTATAACAAAACAGAAGGATTTGCGAAATGA
- a CDS encoding purine-nucleoside phosphorylase produces the protein MLYNKKIIMEAVHILRSKGINQVDEVVILGSGLSHIADHFENPLVISYDDIPGMHVSSVQGHDSCIYYVILSNGKKVALLKGRMHMYEGYSAFQAAFSVAVMAELGANSLIVTNAAGGLNSEYVPGDIMMIEDHIKTQFCSPLEGVLTNNRFLDMQNAYDTSTYENYRQKYNIKKGVYISTLGPQYETPTEVRHFQKIGGDTVGMSTVMETIMARFYGMKVIGFSMITNKAAGLPGAVLAHSDVIEQANKAGKTLTNIIVDLLMNN, from the coding sequence ATGTTATATAATAAAAAAATTATTATGGAAGCCGTACATATTTTACGATCTAAAGGTATAAATCAAGTTGATGAAGTAGTTATACTAGGATCAGGACTTTCTCATATAGCTGATCATTTTGAAAATCCTCTTGTTATTTCTTACGATGATATTCCAGGAATGCATGTTTCAAGTGTTCAAGGTCATGACAGTTGTATTTATTATGTGATATTGTCTAATGGTAAGAAAGTAGCTTTATTAAAAGGTCGTATGCATATGTATGAAGGGTATTCAGCCTTTCAAGCTGCATTTTCTGTAGCTGTAATGGCTGAACTTGGTGCTAATTCTTTGATTGTTACAAATGCTGCTGGTGGATTAAATTCTGAATATGTACCAGGGGATATTATGATGATTGAAGATCATATTAAAACACAATTTTGCTCTCCCTTAGAAGGAGTTTTGACTAACAATCGATTTTTAGATATGCAAAATGCTTATGATACAAGTACTTATGAAAATTATCGTCAGAAATATAATATTAAAAAAGGTGTTTATATTTCTACCTTAGGTCCTCAATATGAGACACCTACAGAAGTTCGGCATTTTCAAAAAATTGGCGGAGATACAGTTGGAATGTCAACTGTAATGGAAACAATAATGGCACGATTCTATGGAATGAAAGTTATAGGATTTTCTATGATAACTAATAAAGCTGCAGGATTACCAGGAGCAGTTTTAGCTCACAGTGATGTGATTGAACAAGCTAATAAAGCTGGTAAAACATTGACAAATATTATTGTTGATTTATTAATGAATAATTAA
- a CDS encoding purine-binding chemotaxis protein CheW: MEKQFVAFKVGESYYCIDIMEVQEVIREITITVMPNFPSFVEGVINLRGKIVPLLSIDKKLETIDTMRESDCIKKHTNQAGPLKSIIIKVETITIGLLVDALDKILVAEESQIQNAEGIGKFTNDRMICGILQINNEIYTVLDPKFILENEETEVLTKQLNP; encoded by the coding sequence ATGGAAAAACAATTTGTTGCATTTAAGGTAGGCGAATCTTATTATTGTATTGATATTATGGAAGTACAGGAAGTTATACGAGAAATTACAATTACAGTAATGCCTAATTTCCCTTCGTTTGTTGAAGGGGTGATAAATTTGAGAGGAAAAATAGTTCCTCTTTTGTCCATTGATAAAAAATTAGAAACTATAGATACTATGCGAGAAAGTGATTGTATAAAAAAACACACTAATCAAGCAGGCCCGTTAAAATCAATTATTATTAAAGTTGAAACTATTACTATAGGTTTGCTTGTTGATGCTCTTGATAAAATTCTTGTTGCTGAAGAAAGCCAAATTCAAAATGCTGAAGGAATAGGGAAGTTCACCAATGATCGAATGATTTGTGGAATCTTACAAATCAATAATGAAATTTATACAGTGTTAGATCCAAAATTTATTTTAGAAAATGAAGAAACAGAAGTATTAACAAAACAATTAAATCCATAA